In the genome of Pediococcus claussenii ATCC BAA-344, one region contains:
- the purR gene encoding pur operon repressor gives MKFKRSERLIDMTNYLMTHPRTLISAGFFIKRYDSAKSSISEDLGIMKATLETQKIGSIEITNGPTGGVRFIPSIGAEEAKTVTEALIKELSEPTRRLPGGYVYMSDILGDPQMIRNIGRILASEYVHSAVDVVMTVETKGIPLAQAVAEQLNVPFIIVRHDAKITEGSTISVNYVSKSSEQIKKMELSKRSLPVQSKVLVVDDFLKGGGTIAAMTNLIQEFDAELIGVSVFAEGSYNGTRSISEYTSVLKVDTSADDTIKITSGNYQKRIFKGEK, from the coding sequence TTGAAATTTAAACGAAGCGAGCGTTTAATTGATATGACCAACTACTTAATGACCCATCCTCGCACCCTTATTTCTGCGGGATTTTTTATTAAGCGTTATGATTCTGCTAAATCCTCTATTAGTGAAGATTTAGGAATTATGAAAGCCACCCTTGAAACGCAAAAAATTGGTTCAATTGAAATAACCAATGGTCCCACTGGCGGAGTTCGGTTTATTCCTAGTATTGGTGCTGAAGAAGCGAAAACAGTTACTGAAGCTTTAATTAAAGAACTTTCTGAGCCAACTCGGCGCTTACCCGGGGGATACGTCTATATGTCGGACATACTGGGAGATCCCCAAATGATTCGTAATATTGGACGTATTTTGGCTAGCGAATATGTGCATTCTGCTGTGGATGTTGTGATGACAGTTGAAACAAAAGGAATTCCATTGGCACAAGCCGTTGCCGAGCAATTAAATGTACCATTTATCATTGTTCGACACGATGCTAAAATTACAGAAGGTTCCACCATTTCAGTTAATTATGTATCGAAATCGTCAGAACAGATAAAAAAAATGGAATTATCCAAGCGCAGTCTGCCTGTTCAATCTAAGGTACTGGTAGTGGATGATTTTCTAAAGGGTGGCGGAACAATTGCTGCTATGACAAACTTGATTCAAGAATTTGATGCTGAATTAATTGGAGTTTCGGTTTTTGCAGAGGGAAGTTATAATGGAACGCGCAGTATTTCTGAATATACATCAGTGTTAAAAGTTGATACATCAGCTGATGATACAATCAAGATAACTAGTGGGAATTATCAGAAACGAATTTTTAAAGGAGAGAAATAA
- a CDS encoding metal ABC transporter solute-binding protein, Zn/Mn family, translated as MRKIGLALLMLISVAIMAGCTNRTTSNKKVEVVSTLNFYGEVASKVGGKYVSVHSVIKNPDVDPHDFEPTAQTAKLVSKANVIVENGVGYDSWINRLSSQEKHVMKINMGNEEHKKEGDNPHLWYRPETMQKLAQKLADDLSKKDPKHSKYYQRNAQKYLDEIKPLDTKYKKLKVKKQELVDVTEPVFDYTLESLGYKVNNVKFALAIENETDPTPAVISKMQNDIRKHKIAFLVNNTQTSSSVIKGLTNLAKEHKVPIVNVTETMPYGKNYQEWMMDQLDQVEKIQEAGK; from the coding sequence ATGCGCAAAATAGGTCTAGCTTTATTAATGTTGATTTCTGTTGCTATAATGGCTGGATGTACAAACCGGACTACTAGTAACAAGAAGGTCGAAGTAGTTAGTACTCTTAATTTTTATGGGGAAGTTGCTTCAAAAGTTGGTGGCAAATACGTTTCAGTACATAGTGTTATCAAAAATCCAGATGTAGATCCACATGATTTCGAACCCACTGCACAAACAGCAAAATTGGTATCTAAAGCGAATGTAATTGTTGAAAATGGTGTTGGGTATGATAGTTGGATTAATCGGTTAAGTTCTCAAGAAAAGCATGTTATGAAGATTAATATGGGAAATGAAGAACACAAAAAAGAGGGTGATAATCCTCATCTATGGTACCGTCCGGAAACAATGCAAAAATTGGCGCAAAAATTAGCGGATGATTTAAGCAAAAAGGACCCTAAACACAGTAAGTATTATCAACGAAATGCTCAAAAGTATTTGGATGAGATTAAGCCTTTGGATACAAAATACAAGAAATTAAAGGTTAAAAAACAAGAATTAGTTGATGTGACAGAGCCGGTATTTGATTATACCCTAGAAAGTCTTGGATATAAGGTCAACAATGTTAAGTTCGCGCTTGCTATTGAAAATGAAACTGATCCTACCCCAGCAGTAATTAGTAAGATGCAAAATGATATTCGCAAACATAAAATTGCATTTTTGGTAAATAACACGCAAACTAGCAGTTCTGTAATTAAAGGCTTGACCAATTTGGCTAAAGAACATAAGGTCCCAATTGTGAATGTTACAGAAACAATGCCATATGGTAAAAATTACCAAGAGTGGATGATGGATCAATTGGATCAGGTGGAAAAAATTCAGGAGGCAGGTAAATGA
- a CDS encoding helix-turn-helix domain-containing protein: MDAINLLDSDFKRYVLILRELFQSQKGCSNKQLLSVLKINSARHLHEILSEMKETKIIRDNGIKLSWDSDRIFLSLEQQVTFGKLFGIFLEQSALFNILHEALTKSSFSEMEICLRLNISHASYYRYIKRLNKILEEYGLVIKKGELRGYLIQKYALYYGLYWSTQQGKIFSQPDLLIAKHWKQTKFLCELIKQEKSTDTLIKTSFALEILGKVVATHHKGESIAKHSIKTKNPYILGILEEFRKFVKQQKLPEGSELILFIFFICYVADNDTEIVEAWEQDCKANNSIIYQVSIKVYQAVLQCKPKEQFDTDLNHLILIHTLFFFKEGTIDPIEGKAIGAKDYIWMGLDIDSLIKSRLSLVLNDNKFKEDFFYDSLDQIVRYYSLLFFAKLPVAAVKIRIGVYSGDSTLLTNYIKTMITKTFGEQVIVENYDFRTSGDDFDLIISDVVNFWPKANAIPKYQIAMLGSERDQINILEVINDLLFDKLVKN; the protein is encoded by the coding sequence ATGGACGCAATAAATCTATTGGATAGTGATTTTAAAAGGTATGTTTTAATTTTAAGGGAGTTATTTCAAAGCCAAAAAGGATGTAGTAATAAACAATTACTATCGGTTTTAAAGATTAATTCGGCACGCCACCTGCACGAAATATTATCTGAAATGAAAGAGACGAAGATCATTAGAGATAATGGTATTAAGTTATCATGGGATTCCGACAGAATCTTTCTGTCACTGGAGCAACAAGTAACGTTTGGTAAGCTTTTCGGGATTTTTTTGGAACAATCCGCACTTTTTAACATTTTGCATGAGGCACTAACCAAAAGTAGTTTTTCAGAAATGGAGATTTGCCTTCGTCTGAACATTAGCCATGCGTCGTATTATCGGTACATCAAACGATTGAATAAAATTTTAGAAGAATATGGGTTAGTAATTAAAAAGGGAGAACTGCGTGGGTATTTAATACAAAAATATGCCCTATATTATGGGCTATATTGGAGTACGCAGCAGGGGAAAATTTTTTCACAGCCGGATTTATTAATTGCTAAACATTGGAAACAAACAAAATTTTTATGTGAATTAATAAAACAGGAAAAATCTACAGATACCCTTATTAAGACTAGTTTTGCTTTAGAAATTCTTGGAAAAGTTGTGGCAACACACCATAAAGGTGAATCTATTGCAAAACATTCTATTAAAACCAAAAATCCTTATATTCTTGGTATTTTAGAAGAATTTCGAAAATTCGTAAAACAGCAAAAGCTACCTGAAGGAAGTGAATTAATTCTATTTATTTTCTTTATTTGTTATGTTGCGGACAATGATACTGAAATAGTTGAGGCTTGGGAACAAGATTGCAAGGCCAATAACTCAATTATTTACCAGGTGAGTATTAAAGTTTATCAAGCTGTTTTGCAATGTAAACCAAAGGAGCAATTTGATACAGATTTAAACCATTTAATTTTAATTCATACGTTGTTTTTCTTTAAAGAAGGGACCATTGACCCTATTGAAGGAAAAGCAATTGGTGCTAAAGATTATATTTGGATGGGATTGGACATTGATTCATTAATTAAAAGTAGATTGAGTTTGGTTTTAAACGATAATAAATTTAAGGAAGATTTTTTTTATGATAGTTTAGATCAAATTGTTCGTTACTATTCGTTATTGTTTTTTGCTAAGCTCCCAGTTGCAGCTGTTAAAATTCGAATTGGGGTGTACTCAGGGGATTCTACACTGCTAACTAACTATATTAAAACAATGATAACCAAAACATTTGGGGAACAAGTAATTGTCGAAAATTATGATTTTAGAACAAGTGGTGATGATTTTGACTTGATCATATCTGATGTTGTTAACTTCTGGCCGAAGGCTAATGCAATTCCTAAATATCAAATAGCAATGTTAGGATCCGAAAGAGATCAAATAAATATTCTTGAAGTAATCAATGATCTGCTTTTTGATAAATTAGTTAAAAATTAG
- a CDS encoding glycosyltransferase family 2 protein codes for MELFITAVIPAHNESVGISKAIKSLKKQVNQVLVACDNCTDDTFEQAIKAGATAFKTEDNQNRKAGALNQALEHYINWDKVNECDFYLFICDADTIIVDDWVDRAKKEIYLGSRDGYDAVGSVFYGNANRKSMVEFCQQVEWYRYTNQIERTKKVFVLTGTASLISAKMLLKVKKSRGHFYDENSITEDFTLTVELKEEGARLISPVSCKCTTEIMPSWKMLFLQRRRWYLGALHEVLNHRWSKSLLPYVFQQMMLILSVFSFFGSIIFSAFLMIENKFIFNWFWILIGILFVFERVITVANQDKETKLFAALLFPELIYSAFLQLAFIGALIQYLTGSKGTWDHV; via the coding sequence ATGGAATTATTTATTACGGCAGTAATACCTGCTCACAATGAATCAGTAGGTATTTCCAAAGCAATAAAGTCGTTAAAAAAACAGGTTAATCAGGTTTTAGTGGCCTGTGATAATTGTACTGATGATACTTTTGAACAAGCAATCAAGGCAGGAGCTACTGCTTTTAAAACTGAGGACAATCAAAATAGGAAAGCTGGCGCACTAAATCAAGCACTTGAGCACTATATAAATTGGGACAAAGTTAATGAATGTGATTTTTATTTGTTCATTTGTGATGCCGATACAATTATCGTGGATGATTGGGTAGACAGAGCCAAAAAAGAAATTTACTTAGGATCCAGAGATGGATATGATGCGGTTGGATCGGTATTTTATGGTAATGCTAATAGAAAAAGTATGGTTGAATTTTGTCAACAAGTCGAATGGTATCGTTACACTAATCAAATTGAACGAACTAAGAAGGTGTTTGTACTGACAGGAACCGCTTCGCTTATTAGCGCAAAAATGTTGCTTAAAGTTAAGAAAAGCAGGGGACATTTTTATGATGAAAACTCGATAACGGAAGATTTTACACTGACGGTTGAATTAAAAGAAGAAGGAGCAAGATTGATTTCACCTGTTTCGTGTAAATGTACAACGGAAATTATGCCAAGTTGGAAGATGTTGTTTCTACAGAGGCGACGATGGTATTTAGGTGCACTGCATGAGGTGTTAAATCATAGGTGGTCCAAGAGCTTGTTACCTTACGTTTTTCAGCAGATGATGCTTATACTTTCTGTTTTTTCGTTTTTTGGATCTATTATCTTTTCCGCATTTTTAATGATTGAAAACAAATTTATATTTAATTGGTTCTGGATACTTATCGGAATTCTATTTGTTTTTGAAAGGGTAATCACAGTTGCTAACCAAGATAAAGAAACAAAACTTTTTGCCGCGTTACTGTTTCCAGAACTAATTTATAGTGCCTTTTTGCAGTTAGCGTTTATTGGGGCACTAATACAATATTTAACAGGTTCAAAAGGAACATGGGATCACGTATAA
- a CDS encoding metal ABC transporter ATP-binding protein — protein sequence MTETLVQVHDISVNFPDKKLFQNLSFDIDRREFLSVIGSNGVGKTTLIRAMLGQITPTSGEIKFREGLKIGYVPQFRNIDADYPLSIRDFVALNLQDGNFPWLNKQERAQLDQILDETDLKSIQNTRMGRASGGQLQKAYLAQALVDDPDLLVLDESTASLDNERKYELLNLVQHFNEQHNLTVISITHDYALLKKYSTRYLELRPDGYQLGMVDDIKSREDFASV from the coding sequence ATGACGGAGACTTTAGTTCAAGTACATGACATTTCGGTTAATTTTCCAGACAAAAAATTATTTCAAAATTTAAGTTTCGATATAGACCGACGGGAATTTTTGAGTGTGATCGGAAGTAATGGTGTAGGAAAAACAACATTGATTCGCGCTATGTTAGGACAAATCACCCCAACTAGTGGTGAAATCAAGTTTCGAGAAGGACTAAAAATCGGATATGTTCCGCAATTTAGAAATATTGATGCGGATTATCCATTGTCAATTCGTGATTTTGTTGCTTTAAATTTACAAGATGGAAATTTTCCATGGCTAAACAAGCAAGAACGAGCACAATTGGATCAAATCTTGGATGAAACAGATTTAAAGAGCATTCAAAACACTAGAATGGGTCGTGCTTCTGGTGGACAACTTCAAAAGGCCTACCTGGCACAAGCATTAGTTGATGATCCAGATTTGCTTGTGTTAGATGAATCAACGGCAAGCCTTGATAATGAGAGAAAGTACGAGCTTCTGAATTTGGTGCAACATTTTAACGAACAACATAATCTAACAGTCATATCAATTACCCATGATTATGCATTGTTAAAAAAATATTCAACACGATATTTAGAGCTTAGACCAGATGGATACCAGCTTGGTATGGTGGATGACATTAAAAGTAGGGAGGATTTTGCAAGTGTTTAG
- a CDS encoding aspartate kinase, producing the protein MKVVKFGGSSLADAEHYQEVIAILNADHERRIVVVSAPGKRSEKDTKVTDLLIKYATGTFMEARKALNSVIERYRAIANDFEVDEEAFRPIKQYLVDLPDFEYSSPEAQLARFKAAGERLNAELLAVVLSKVGLTSRFIDPSELGIIVDGDYNNAVVNRGTYQNIAKKRDQLLETRDLLVVPGFYGYNKNNEVATFSRGGSDITGAILANGFAAEYYENFTDVDSIYSANPKVIKNPHPIDEMTYREMRELSYAGFSVFHDEAIIPAIEGRVPIVVKNTNHPEAVGTSIVPEDEFNAKGPVTGVASSKRFAALYLHRYLLNREVGFTLKLLQILYKYNISYEHMPSGIDDLTVIFDRNQIDYTILPSLLTDIHDELQTDQLEWIDDYAIIMVVGEGMRNKVGTVDRIVSALAQNKIGVQMINQGASRISIMLGVRQSQVDDAVQYIYEEFFKKDGVESND; encoded by the coding sequence ATGAAAGTTGTAAAGTTTGGTGGAAGTTCGTTAGCAGATGCGGAACACTATCAGGAGGTTATTGCTATTTTAAATGCTGATCATGAACGACGTATTGTTGTGGTGTCAGCTCCTGGTAAGCGTTCTGAAAAAGATACTAAAGTAACCGATTTGTTGATTAAATATGCAACAGGAACATTTATGGAGGCAAGAAAAGCCCTAAATAGTGTGATCGAACGATATCGAGCTATCGCTAATGATTTTGAGGTAGATGAAGAAGCTTTTCGGCCTATTAAACAATATTTAGTTGATTTGCCAGATTTTGAATATTCTTCACCGGAAGCCCAATTAGCTCGTTTTAAGGCTGCGGGAGAACGTCTGAATGCAGAACTACTAGCTGTAGTGCTTAGCAAGGTTGGGTTAACATCTAGGTTCATTGATCCAAGTGAGTTAGGAATTATTGTTGATGGTGATTACAATAATGCAGTGGTTAATAGGGGAACCTACCAAAATATTGCTAAGAAACGCGATCAGTTGCTAGAAACAAGGGATTTGTTAGTTGTTCCTGGATTCTATGGCTACAACAAGAATAATGAAGTAGCAACTTTTTCAAGGGGTGGTTCAGACATTACCGGTGCAATTTTAGCTAATGGATTTGCAGCAGAGTATTACGAGAATTTTACTGATGTAGATTCAATATATTCCGCGAATCCTAAGGTAATTAAAAATCCTCATCCAATTGATGAAATGACTTATCGTGAAATGCGGGAACTTTCGTACGCAGGCTTCTCAGTATTTCATGATGAAGCAATCATTCCGGCAATTGAGGGCCGTGTGCCCATCGTTGTGAAGAATACTAATCATCCAGAAGCGGTTGGAACGAGTATTGTTCCAGAGGATGAATTTAATGCTAAGGGCCCTGTGACAGGAGTTGCGAGTTCCAAGCGATTCGCAGCACTATATTTACATCGATATTTATTAAACCGTGAAGTTGGATTTACGCTAAAATTGCTTCAAATACTATATAAATACAATATTAGTTATGAACATATGCCTTCAGGAATTGATGATCTAACGGTGATATTTGATCGAAACCAAATTGATTATACAATTTTGCCAAGTTTATTAACTGATATTCATGATGAATTACAGACGGATCAACTTGAATGGATTGATGACTACGCAATTATTATGGTGGTCGGAGAAGGGATGCGGAATAAGGTTGGAACGGTTGACCGTATTGTTTCCGCACTTGCACAAAATAAAATTGGGGTTCAAATGATTAATCAGGGAGCATCCCGAATTTCAATAATGCTAGGCGTACGTCAATCACAGGTTGATGACGCAGTTCAATATATATATGAAGAATTCTTTAAAAAAGACGGGGTAGAAAGCAATGACTAA
- a CDS encoding collagen binding domain-containing protein: protein MKKLKNLVIVCLLTLVTVAVSGKKVNADTNDDFVQEVSLTNDNGVKTDKFDLYDRVQINWHFVFKNHEKENKLIELKIPSILQPVRTEILDLKTESGKAIGKIHVDANSQLIQIKLDTNVEKATEGTVKVWTQFIPSKIKISGIYKLDWGNSKHNNVNITGVDQRPNPNEMLSTWYWFDKKRPDIIHWRNRIDFSKKSAGNFTFKVNLGKVQRIVKPSLNLAEVEYTDKKSRKFKMIEPMVKRTITDKNNNVIINFESKKPEVFILDYETQMIADNKGSYKSVEQLAVNKTQVASNTRVVEKHVNSGVGKIWSLKDSRGHMKKWMLVTLISGLAVLFIGFGWLIFRS, encoded by the coding sequence ATGAAAAAACTTAAAAATTTAGTCATAGTATGCCTACTGACACTTGTAACAGTGGCAGTTTCAGGAAAAAAAGTTAATGCCGATACAAATGATGATTTTGTGCAAGAGGTTTCCCTGACAAACGATAACGGCGTGAAAACTGATAAGTTTGACCTATATGATAGAGTACAAATTAATTGGCATTTTGTCTTTAAGAACCATGAAAAAGAAAATAAGTTGATAGAGCTAAAGATACCCTCTATATTGCAGCCTGTTAGAACCGAAATTTTAGATTTAAAAACTGAGAGTGGAAAAGCAATTGGTAAAATACACGTTGATGCAAACAGCCAGTTAATTCAAATAAAGTTGGATACTAATGTTGAAAAGGCAACAGAAGGAACCGTTAAAGTATGGACACAGTTTATACCAAGTAAAATTAAGATTAGTGGTATATACAAACTTGACTGGGGAAATAGCAAGCACAACAATGTTAATATTACGGGGGTAGACCAACGCCCCAATCCGAATGAAATGTTGAGTACATGGTATTGGTTTGATAAAAAAAGACCTGATATAATTCATTGGAGGAATCGAATTGACTTTTCGAAAAAATCTGCGGGGAATTTTACTTTTAAAGTTAATTTAGGTAAAGTTCAGCGAATAGTTAAACCATCATTGAATTTAGCAGAGGTTGAATATACAGACAAAAAAAGTCGTAAGTTTAAAATGATTGAACCAATGGTTAAACGTACTATTACTGATAAGAATAATAATGTAATAATAAATTTTGAGAGTAAAAAACCAGAAGTGTTTATATTAGATTATGAAACCCAGATGATTGCAGATAATAAAGGCTCATATAAGAGCGTAGAACAATTAGCAGTAAATAAAACACAAGTAGCTTCTAATACTAGGGTAGTGGAAAAGCATGTGAATAGTGGTGTTGGAAAGATTTGGTCATTAAAAGATAGCAGAGGACATATGAAAAAATGGATGTTAGTGACTTTGATATCTGGATTAGCGGTGCTGTTTATCGGATTTGGGTGGTTAATTTTCAGATCATAA
- the dapF gene encoding diaminopimelate epimerase, translated as MTKLLRVHGSENSFFLLDQTNLQQKMTQNELIELTKDITHGTNELLGGTDGVLVVDDSTHSGVLGSMEVINSDGSIASMCGNGLRTVTRYLGEKYAQDEFVIETQQSDLQVGRATDFAPDVQGFHVEISPVNFELSSLPMNLEGKSELFNEVIEGLSNTLKFSAVSVPNPHLISIEHDENNFSRELLGQIGECLNGDNPWFKDGVNVSFGTVWGPHEIFVQTFERGVGFTNACGTGMSAASLVWTMMQDGMTNFGELNTVYNPGGMVQTRINRQGDGYTIDLIGNATFTHEIEISELDLRQHSFNRSKIFETGEEDTYKQFVDELYIRR; from the coding sequence ATGACTAAATTACTTCGAGTACACGGATCTGAAAATAGTTTTTTTCTATTAGATCAAACAAACTTACAGCAAAAAATGACACAAAATGAATTAATTGAGTTAACTAAGGACATTACTCATGGCACAAATGAACTACTCGGCGGAACAGATGGGGTATTAGTCGTTGATGACAGTACACATAGTGGAGTCTTAGGTAGTATGGAAGTAATTAACAGTGATGGAAGTATTGCTAGTATGTGTGGAAATGGGCTACGAACAGTAACACGTTATCTTGGAGAGAAATACGCACAAGATGAGTTTGTTATAGAAACACAACAATCTGACTTGCAAGTAGGTCGAGCCACTGATTTTGCACCTGACGTTCAAGGATTTCATGTTGAAATTTCGCCCGTTAATTTCGAATTATCCAGTTTGCCAATGAATTTAGAAGGAAAATCTGAATTATTTAATGAAGTGATAGAGGGACTGTCCAACACCCTAAAGTTTTCGGCAGTTTCAGTACCTAATCCCCATCTGATAAGTATTGAACATGATGAAAATAATTTTTCGAGAGAACTGTTAGGTCAAATTGGAGAATGTTTAAATGGTGATAACCCTTGGTTTAAAGATGGTGTTAATGTTAGTTTTGGGACTGTCTGGGGGCCACATGAAATATTTGTACAAACTTTTGAACGGGGTGTAGGGTTTACTAATGCTTGTGGTACAGGCATGTCGGCAGCTAGTTTGGTCTGGACAATGATGCAGGACGGGATGACGAATTTTGGTGAATTAAACACGGTTTATAATCCTGGTGGGATGGTACAAACACGAATTAATAGGCAGGGCGATGGATACACGATTGATTTAATCGGTAATGCAACTTTTACACACGAAATTGAAATTAGTGAGTTGGATTTAAGACAACACTCCTTTAATAGAAGTAAAATTTTTGAAACTGGTGAAGAAGACACATATAAGCAGTTTGTAGATGAACTATATATAAGACGTTAG
- a CDS encoding metal ABC transporter permease, with protein sequence MFSFEFMQNAYIAGTFIAIVCGIMGVYVVGRNMSFLSHMLSEIGFSGASFGIFMGWPALNGMLLFTIVSSVLIGRMSVQASRREAAISAISSLFLGLGILFLAISSKNVSYATNILFGSVIGISRQEVWQVLVLTIVALLFIFFMYRSLKFDSFDHIGASVKGIHTNLVSIIFLVVLALSVSTAAQVVGSLLIFVLLTLPASAAKFVSKTVSGMMLFAVIAALIGVWLGLYLGYVTNWPVSFFIATIECAIYFGALLFNKNK encoded by the coding sequence GTGTTTAGTTTTGAATTCATGCAAAATGCCTATATTGCCGGAACGTTTATTGCAATTGTTTGTGGGATTATGGGTGTGTACGTTGTTGGACGAAATATGTCGTTTCTATCACATATGTTATCTGAAATTGGGTTCTCGGGAGCCTCTTTTGGAATCTTTATGGGATGGCCGGCTTTGAATGGAATGTTATTATTTACCATTGTTAGTTCAGTTTTAATAGGACGAATGAGTGTACAGGCTTCAAGAAGAGAGGCAGCTATTTCGGCAATTTCTAGTCTGTTTTTGGGATTAGGTATTTTGTTTTTAGCAATTTCTAGTAAAAATGTCAGTTATGCAACTAATATTTTGTTTGGTAGTGTGATTGGAATTAGCCGTCAAGAAGTGTGGCAAGTTTTAGTACTTACAATAGTAGCTTTATTATTTATTTTCTTCATGTATCGATCTCTTAAGTTTGATTCATTTGACCATATTGGAGCATCGGTTAAGGGAATTCATACTAATTTGGTTTCAATTATTTTCTTAGTTGTTTTAGCTTTGAGTGTTAGTACAGCAGCCCAGGTTGTGGGATCACTTTTAATTTTTGTTCTACTAACATTACCAGCTTCTGCTGCCAAATTTGTATCAAAAACAGTCAGTGGGATGATGTTATTCGCTGTTATTGCAGCGTTGATTGGGGTCTGGCTTGGACTGTATCTTGGTTATGTGACAAATTGGCCGGTTAGTTTCTTCATTGCAACAATTGAGTGTGCTATTTATTTTGGGGCGTTGTTGTTTAATAAAAATAAATAG
- the eis gene encoding enhanced intracellular survival protein Eis, with translation MTQFKLGPNEREQMYQLYLYAFNALDSEQRQSFWSDRFEHAIPYGIQDHSKIQSGLLSIPFTVNFFGVVMKMNGICDVMSAPEASGKGGAGLLLQDALHDMYNDGITLSYLAPFSFRYYRRFGYEQTFDHITYTIPSNQLPKVIGNDNFEIKRGPLSEFIEAIAPLYQKSAENHRGGLVREQWWWEYLTKKAPQRQIAVAQHNGRLVGYLIYERTVDKFIVHEVYASVPEARQSLWNFVAKHRSSVKTFEYQSANPENHLDMVEDPWDVTASIHPYMMARIVNLKDFVSKYPISKLKIVKPVTFSVEDDVIKENEGTWRLSAVEGVVSFEKVSTQKDNDTLLTIQELTKTLFGYRKLSSLAKHAKISHSFDSATLEQIDRFAIGQKPVLADYF, from the coding sequence ATGACTCAATTTAAATTAGGTCCAAACGAACGTGAACAAATGTACCAACTTTATTTATATGCTTTTAATGCGCTCGATAGCGAACAACGTCAATCTTTCTGGTCAGATCGCTTCGAACATGCTATTCCTTACGGCATTCAAGACCATTCAAAAATTCAAAGTGGACTCTTAAGTATCCCATTTACCGTCAATTTCTTCGGCGTTGTAATGAAAATGAACGGAATTTGTGACGTAATGAGTGCACCTGAGGCCTCTGGAAAAGGCGGAGCAGGACTGTTACTTCAAGATGCACTTCATGATATGTATAACGATGGAATAACTCTTTCCTATTTAGCCCCATTTTCTTTCAGATATTACCGTCGTTTTGGCTATGAACAGACCTTCGACCACATAACCTACACAATTCCTAGCAATCAATTACCAAAAGTTATCGGTAATGATAACTTTGAAATCAAAAGAGGCCCACTTTCCGAATTTATTGAAGCAATTGCTCCCCTGTATCAAAAAAGCGCAGAAAACCATCGTGGCGGATTAGTACGTGAACAATGGTGGTGGGAATATCTAACCAAAAAAGCCCCACAACGTCAAATCGCTGTTGCACAGCATAACGGACGACTTGTTGGTTACCTTATCTACGAACGAACGGTCGATAAATTTATCGTTCATGAAGTATACGCTTCTGTTCCAGAAGCAAGACAATCACTATGGAATTTCGTTGCTAAACACAGATCTTCAGTTAAAACATTTGAATATCAATCAGCCAACCCTGAAAATCATTTAGACATGGTTGAGGATCCGTGGGACGTAACGGCTTCAATTCATCCATATATGATGGCAAGAATTGTTAACCTTAAGGACTTTGTAAGTAAATATCCAATTTCAAAACTTAAAATTGTAAAACCAGTAACATTTAGCGTAGAAGATGATGTCATCAAGGAAAATGAAGGTACGTGGCGCTTAAGTGCAGTTGAAGGAGTTGTCTCATTTGAAAAAGTTTCTACTCAAAAAGATAATGACACGTTGCTAACCATCCAAGAATTAACCAAAACATTGTTTGGCTATAGAAAACTATCTTCTTTGGCAAAGCATGCGAAAATTAGCCATAGCTTTGATTCTGCCACTTTAGAACAAATTGATCGCTTTGCAATCGGTCAAAAGCCTGTACTTGCAGACTACTTCTAA